In Streptomyces spororaveus, the following proteins share a genomic window:
- a CDS encoding DUF6415 family natural product biosynthesis protein: protein MREEDTLRRLPVDVVAISESVSTILEPRDIPPPAALRGLWLSWLDGHLRLLLSVLDARGQEPPSTGDATLVADAAAYVDDILGDGLEDDAPAAYVQLQELARTCGILLGLATDLTAVPNTTGHSDR from the coding sequence GTGAGGGAGGAGGACACCCTTCGTAGGCTGCCGGTCGACGTCGTCGCGATCAGCGAGAGCGTCTCGACGATCCTCGAACCCCGCGACATTCCCCCTCCGGCCGCCCTGCGTGGCCTGTGGCTGTCCTGGCTCGACGGCCACCTCAGACTCCTGCTGTCCGTCCTCGATGCCCGCGGCCAGGAGCCGCCCAGTACCGGAGACGCCACGCTCGTTGCGGACGCGGCCGCCTACGTCGATGACATATTGGGAGATGGGCTGGAAGATGACGCCCCGGCGGCGTACGTCCAGCTTCAGGAACTCGCGCGCACCTGCGGCATCCTTCTGGGCCTCGCCACCGACCTCACCGCGGTACCGAACACGACAGGGCACTCGGACCGTTGA
- a CDS encoding sigma-70 family RNA polymerase sigma factor: MVADGTSGEALLRRPPDAERRLEAIYLDYLREANARLSKFSALPPTQREDVAQEAYINVSESLRLRGFDPGEKLMAYLLRAAENLAKDGLRRERMIPVDDELLDVLREQKTAWPEDTDDRRAELVEDAIEAMTEGRQRQVAALMLAGLESKEIAEELGISTTHVRVQRHRAVRELRQRLQDLPTRRPRETQQGEEGSGE; encoded by the coding sequence GTGGTAGCCGACGGAACGTCCGGCGAGGCGCTGCTGCGCCGGCCGCCGGACGCGGAGCGCCGGCTGGAGGCTATCTACCTCGACTACCTGCGCGAGGCCAACGCGCGCCTGTCGAAGTTCTCCGCGCTGCCGCCGACACAGCGCGAAGACGTCGCCCAGGAGGCCTACATCAACGTCTCGGAGAGCCTGCGGCTGCGCGGCTTCGACCCGGGCGAGAAGCTGATGGCCTATCTCCTGCGAGCGGCGGAGAACCTCGCCAAGGACGGCCTGCGCCGCGAACGGATGATCCCGGTCGACGACGAACTGCTCGATGTCCTGCGCGAGCAGAAGACGGCTTGGCCAGAGGACACAGACGACCGCCGGGCCGAACTCGTCGAGGACGCGATCGAGGCGATGACCGAAGGCAGACAACGCCAGGTGGCCGCACTGATGCTGGCGGGCCTGGAATCGAAGGAGATCGCGGAGGAGCTCGGCATATCCACCACCCATGTCCGGGTACAGCGCCACCGGGCGGTGCGGGAACTGCGGCAGCGGCTCCAGGACCTTCCTACACGGCGGCCAAGAGAAACACAGCAAGGGGAAGAGGGCTCAGGTGAGTGA